The following are encoded together in the Streptomyces rapamycinicus NRRL 5491 genome:
- a CDS encoding glycoside hydrolase family 15 protein: MTVAESIRHPTDASRYVPIAEHGLIGDLRTAALVDTRGTIDWYCPVRFDAPSVFASVLDAGRGGSFQLTPEVPARTKQFYFPDTNILITRFFADDGVAEVQDFMPIVDDSREADRHRLIRRVLCVRGSLPFTARVAPRFDYGRQSHTVRAEKGLTIFESPELSLALTSGVTVEVDGPDAVSTFKLVEGEAAVFALDRIGGTVQPRHCPQAEAEELFDATVRYWRRWLAQSRYRGRWREMVHRSALTLKLLTYAPTGAIVAAPTTSLPEQIGGERNWDYRYVWVRDAAFCIYALLRLGFTQEAEAFVRFLSEGITLGDGPGGPLQIMYGIDGRSEIPEQMLPHLEGHLGSSPVRVGNAAVHQLQLDIYGALVDSLYLYDKWGQPLSSDHWDAVCKLVGWVCDNWDRPDMSVWETRAGPQRFLYSQLMCWVAIERAMRIARHRGLPADMSRWSTARDDIYRRIMRRGWSPRRRAFVQREGEEVLDASLLMMPLSKFISPTDPKWLSTLDALGEELVADSLVYRYDPTASPDGLRGEEGTFSICSFWYVEALSRAGRVDEARLAFEKMLTYANHVGLYAEEIGRTGEQIGNFPQAFTHLALISAAFNLDRALG; this comes from the coding sequence ATGACCGTCGCCGAGAGCATCCGCCACCCGACGGACGCGTCCCGCTATGTGCCGATCGCCGAGCACGGTCTGATCGGCGATCTGCGCACCGCCGCGCTCGTGGACACGCGCGGCACCATCGACTGGTACTGTCCGGTCCGGTTTGACGCCCCCAGTGTGTTCGCGTCCGTCCTCGACGCCGGCCGTGGCGGCTCCTTCCAGCTCACACCCGAGGTGCCCGCCCGGACGAAGCAGTTCTACTTCCCGGACACCAACATCCTCATCACCCGCTTCTTCGCGGACGACGGGGTCGCCGAGGTCCAGGACTTCATGCCGATCGTGGACGACTCGCGCGAGGCGGACCGGCACCGGCTGATCCGCCGGGTGCTGTGCGTCCGCGGATCGCTGCCCTTCACCGCCCGGGTGGCACCCCGGTTCGACTACGGCCGGCAGTCGCATACGGTGCGCGCCGAGAAGGGGCTCACGATCTTCGAGTCCCCGGAGCTGTCGCTGGCGCTGACCTCCGGCGTCACCGTGGAGGTCGACGGGCCCGACGCGGTGTCCACGTTCAAGCTGGTCGAGGGCGAGGCCGCGGTGTTCGCGCTGGACCGGATCGGCGGTACGGTGCAGCCGCGGCACTGTCCGCAGGCGGAGGCGGAGGAGCTGTTCGACGCCACCGTCCGCTACTGGCGCCGCTGGCTCGCGCAGTCCCGTTACCGCGGGCGGTGGCGGGAGATGGTGCACCGCTCCGCGCTCACCCTCAAGCTGCTCACCTACGCGCCGACCGGCGCCATCGTGGCGGCCCCGACGACCAGCCTGCCCGAGCAGATCGGCGGCGAGCGCAACTGGGACTACCGCTACGTCTGGGTCCGCGATGCCGCGTTCTGCATCTACGCACTGCTGAGGCTGGGCTTCACCCAGGAGGCCGAGGCGTTCGTGCGCTTCCTGTCCGAGGGCATCACCCTGGGGGACGGCCCCGGTGGCCCGCTGCAGATCATGTACGGCATCGACGGCCGCAGCGAGATCCCCGAGCAGATGCTCCCCCATCTGGAGGGGCATCTGGGCTCGTCCCCGGTCCGGGTCGGCAACGCGGCGGTCCACCAGCTCCAGCTGGACATCTACGGGGCGCTGGTGGACTCCCTCTACCTCTACGACAAGTGGGGGCAGCCGCTGTCCAGCGACCACTGGGACGCCGTGTGCAAGCTGGTCGGCTGGGTGTGCGACAACTGGGACCGGCCCGATATGAGCGTCTGGGAGACCCGCGCCGGTCCACAGCGCTTCCTGTACTCGCAGCTGATGTGCTGGGTCGCGATCGAGCGGGCGATGCGCATCGCCCGCCACCGCGGACTGCCCGCGGACATGTCCCGCTGGTCGACGGCGCGCGATGACATCTACCGCCGGATCATGCGCCGCGGCTGGTCGCCGCGGCGGCGCGCCTTCGTGCAGCGCGAGGGCGAGGAGGTGCTCGACGCCTCGCTGCTGATGATGCCGCTGTCGAAGTTCATCTCCCCCACCGACCCCAAGTGGCTGTCCACCCTGGACGCGCTGGGCGAGGAACTGGTGGCCGATTCGCTGGTGTACCGCTACGACCCCACGGCGAGCCCGGACGGGCTGCGTGGCGAGGAGGGCACCTTCTCGATCTGCTCGTTCTGGTACGTCGAGGCGCTGTCCCGGGCCGGCCGGGTGGACGAGGCGCGGCTGGCCTTCGAGAAGATGCTCACCTACGCCAACCATGTCGGGCTGTACGCCGAGGAGATCGGCCGCACCGGAGAGCAGATCGGCAACTTCCCGCAGGCGTTCACCCATCTCGCGCTCATCAGCGCCGCGTTCAACTTGGACCGGGCCCTCGGCTGA